From Syntrophus gentianae, one genomic window encodes:
- the nusA gene encoding transcription termination factor NusA, with translation MVPELKRLIEQMGKDRGLDKGIIIEALETAMLTAARKKLGPHVDIEAHYNEDVGEIEVFQFKTVVEKVTDPDMQISIEMAHRDLDEEAELGDSLGMKIDTSTFGRIAVQTAKQIIVQRVKDAERDNVYDEYKDRKGELVNGFVQRFEAGSIIVNLGRAEGVIPVSEQIHRESYKRGDRIRSYIYDVKKVSKGPQILLSRTHPNFLRALFEVEVPEIDEGLIDVINVSREPGKRAKIAVRTKDKDIDPVGACVGMRGARVQSVVQELRGEKIDIIPYSDDASQFVSSALSPAKVGHVVMDEANHAMEVVVPDDQLSLAIGKNGQNVRLAVKLTGWKIDVKSESADAQKESPGYSALLKISEMEEATAELLFNKGIKSVAMIASADREMLSSLTGVGDATVQLWIEEAGRIIDEEVAAPRES, from the coding sequence ATGGTTCCGGAACTTAAACGTCTGATCGAACAGATGGGTAAGGATAGAGGACTGGATAAAGGGATCATCATCGAGGCCCTTGAAACGGCGATGCTGACGGCAGCGCGCAAGAAACTCGGGCCCCACGTGGATATTGAAGCTCATTACAACGAAGATGTGGGCGAGATCGAAGTCTTCCAGTTTAAGACGGTGGTGGAGAAGGTTACGGATCCGGATATGCAGATTTCCATTGAGATGGCCCACCGGGATCTTGATGAGGAGGCGGAGCTGGGGGACAGTCTGGGGATGAAGATCGACACAAGCACCTTCGGCCGCATTGCCGTTCAGACCGCCAAGCAGATCATCGTGCAGAGGGTGAAGGACGCCGAGCGGGACAATGTCTATGATGAGTACAAAGATCGCAAGGGCGAACTGGTCAACGGTTTTGTTCAGCGTTTCGAAGCAGGGAGCATCATTGTCAATCTGGGCAGGGCGGAAGGGGTGATTCCCGTATCCGAACAGATTCACCGGGAGTCTTACAAACGGGGAGACCGTATCCGCAGTTACATCTATGATGTAAAAAAGGTTTCCAAGGGACCGCAGATTCTTCTTTCCCGGACGCATCCCAATTTTCTGAGAGCGCTTTTCGAAGTGGAAGTCCCGGAGATTGACGAAGGATTGATTGATGTCATCAATGTCTCCCGGGAACCGGGCAAACGGGCGAAGATTGCCGTAAGGACAAAGGACAAGGACATCGATCCCGTCGGGGCCTGCGTCGGCATGCGCGGGGCACGTGTCCAGAGCGTTGTTCAGGAACTGCGGGGAGAAAAGATCGATATCATTCCCTATTCCGACGATGCCTCACAGTTTGTCAGCAGCGCCCTTTCACCGGCGAAAGTGGGTCACGTGGTCATGGACGAGGCGAATCATGCCATGGAGGTGGTGGTCCCGGATGATCAGTTGTCTCTTGCTATCGGGAAAAATGGGCAGAATGTGCGTCTGGCCGTGAAATTGACGGGATGGAAAATCGACGTGAAAAGTGAATCGGCTGATGCCCAGAAAGAAAGTCCCGGTTATTCGGCCCTTCTGAAGATTTCCGAGATGGAAGAGGCGACCGCTGAACTGCTCTTCAACAAGGGAATCAAGAGTGTGGCAATGATCGCTTCGGCAGATCGAGAGATGCTGTCGTCCCTTACGGGGGTAGGCGATGCAACGGTGCAGCTCTGGATTGAGGAGGCAGGCAGGATTATCGATGAAGAGGTCGCAGCCCCGAGGGAATCCTGA
- the hisD gene encoding histidinol dehydrogenase has product MKIAKTMDSDFEALFRRITGRGRVFDEDLWRVVKEIVDDVARRGDAALFECTERLDGYVLTAETVAVSENELEKAAARVEASDLAILRQAAQRIESFHRHQIAESWTVSEKPGATLGQRILPLERVGIYAPGGLASYPSTVLMAAIPAKIAGVQEILLVNPSKGGQVQPLIAAAAKLCGIDRIFKIGGAQAVAALAYGTETIPRVDKIVGPGNAYVAAAKKMVFGQVSIDMIAGPSEILIIADGSAQPDLIAADLLSQAEHDEMASAILLTPDEALARAVSAEVERQLKRLPRRVIAERSLEAFGAILVTEDLEQAVAVANRFAPEHLELMVADPWTLLEGIRHAGAVFLGHYTPEALGDYIAGPNHVLPTGGTARFSSALGVYDFVKRISVLSFSREALEEVGPQAARFAHLEGLDAHGNSISLRLTGKNP; this is encoded by the coding sequence ATGAAGATTGCAAAAACAATGGATTCGGATTTTGAGGCCCTGTTTCGCCGGATTACCGGGCGGGGTCGGGTTTTTGATGAAGATCTCTGGAGGGTGGTCAAGGAGATTGTCGATGATGTGGCCCGGAGGGGGGACGCGGCCCTTTTTGAATGCACCGAGCGGCTGGACGGCTACGTCCTGACGGCGGAAACCGTGGCCGTTTCAGAGAACGAACTGGAAAAGGCGGCTGCCCGGGTCGAAGCCTCGGATCTGGCCATTTTGCGACAGGCGGCGCAGCGGATCGAATCCTTTCATCGTCACCAGATTGCCGAAAGCTGGACCGTATCCGAGAAACCCGGCGCCACCCTCGGCCAGCGGATACTCCCTTTAGAGCGGGTGGGAATTTACGCGCCGGGGGGATTGGCTTCCTATCCTTCCACCGTACTCATGGCGGCTATCCCGGCAAAGATTGCCGGTGTTCAGGAAATTCTTCTGGTCAACCCCTCCAAGGGAGGGCAGGTCCAGCCCCTGATTGCGGCGGCGGCGAAACTGTGCGGCATCGATCGCATCTTCAAGATCGGGGGCGCTCAGGCTGTGGCCGCCCTGGCTTATGGTACGGAAACGATTCCCCGGGTGGACAAGATCGTCGGACCGGGAAACGCCTATGTGGCCGCGGCAAAAAAAATGGTTTTCGGCCAGGTTTCCATTGACATGATTGCCGGGCCCAGTGAAATTCTGATCATTGCGGACGGCTCGGCGCAACCTGACCTGATTGCCGCGGATCTCCTGTCTCAGGCGGAGCATGATGAAATGGCCAGCGCCATCCTGTTGACGCCGGATGAAGCCCTGGCCCGGGCCGTATCTGCGGAAGTGGAGCGGCAATTGAAGCGCCTGCCCCGGCGGGTGATTGCCGAGCGATCCCTCGAGGCTTTTGGAGCCATCCTGGTTACGGAGGATCTTGAGCAAGCCGTGGCGGTGGCCAATCGCTTCGCCCCGGAGCATCTCGAACTGATGGTGGCAGATCCCTGGACTCTGCTGGAGGGCATTCGGCATGCCGGTGCGGTCTTCCTGGGTCATTATACCCCAGAGGCGCTTGGGGACTATATCGCCGGACCCAATCATGTCCTTCCCACGGGAGGAACCGCCCGATTTTCCTCGGCTCTGGGAGTCTATGATTTTGTGAAACGGATCAGCGTCCTTTCTTTCAGCCGGGAGGCGCTTGAGGAAGTCGGGCCGCAGGCAGCCCGCTTTGCCCATCTGGAGGGTCTTGACGCCCATGGAAATTCAATTTCCTTGAGATTAACTGGAAAAAATCCTTGA
- the prmC gene encoding peptide chain release factor N(5)-glutamine methyltransferase: protein MTIGQQIESAAEVFLSSGLTTPRLDAEVLLASYLKKDRIWLFVHSDRDLSVPEAEGFRRWVARRQEGEPVAYLVGHKEFWSLDFAVDPRVLIPRPDTEVLVEEVLKTLALQGIFSPDILDLGTGSGAIAIALASELPEARITATDLSREALAVAAGNAKRNLPAGRIEFLQGNLFDPVKGLFDAIVSNPPYIAAGEYSQLSREVRNFEPREALLAGEDGLDFYAIIIPQAASFLKPEGWLLLEIGHDQKKLVEGLFSQSGLYRDVTFRKDYAGRWRVAKARRKEEACG from the coding sequence CTGCTGGCATCTTACCTGAAGAAAGACCGGATCTGGCTTTTTGTCCATTCCGATCGGGACCTGAGCGTTCCTGAGGCGGAAGGGTTCCGTCGCTGGGTGGCAAGACGGCAGGAGGGGGAACCGGTGGCCTATCTTGTTGGGCATAAGGAATTCTGGTCGCTCGATTTTGCCGTGGATCCCCGGGTCCTGATTCCACGTCCGGATACGGAAGTCCTGGTGGAGGAAGTACTGAAAACGCTGGCTCTGCAAGGAATATTTTCCCCGGACATCCTCGATCTGGGAACGGGGAGCGGGGCGATTGCCATCGCCCTGGCCTCCGAATTGCCCGAAGCCCGGATTACGGCAACGGATCTTTCCCGCGAGGCCCTTGCCGTTGCCGCCGGGAACGCCAAACGGAATTTGCCGGCCGGCCGGATTGAATTTCTCCAGGGGAATCTCTTCGACCCGGTAAAGGGTCTCTTTGATGCCATCGTTTCCAATCCCCCTTACATCGCCGCGGGGGAATATTCTCAGTTATCCAGGGAAGTGAGAAATTTCGAACCCCGGGAGGCGTTGCTCGCCGGGGAGGACGGCCTGGATTTTTATGCGATAATCATTCCGCAGGCCGCCTCTTTCCTGAAGCCGGAAGGGTGGCTCCTGTTGGAAATCGGGCATGATCAGAAGAAACTTGTCGAGGGACTGTTCTCGCAGTCCGGTTTGTATCGGGATGTAACGTTCCGGAAGGATTATGCGGGCCGCTGGCGGGTCGCGAAGGCAAGAAGAAAAGAGGAAGCCTGTGGATAA
- the rimP gene encoding ribosome maturation factor RimP: MVLEQHLSIGHMVSEYGKKLREDIWHLAEPVLESEGLELIQVECLRMKTRWLIRIYMDRDGGVTLDDCSGISNQLGDILDVHDLPPGPYTLEVSSPGLDRPLVRDKDFIRFQGCDVSVRLEEKVEGIRHFRGRLVAFREEEGRKMLVIEVASKLYHVPRDLVVKANLVYRFD; the protein is encoded by the coding sequence TTGGTATTAGAGCAGCATCTTTCGATCGGACATATGGTCAGTGAATATGGAAAAAAACTTCGGGAGGACATCTGGCATCTGGCTGAGCCGGTGCTGGAGTCTGAAGGCCTCGAACTGATCCAGGTCGAGTGTCTGCGAATGAAGACCCGGTGGCTGATTCGGATTTATATGGATCGGGACGGCGGGGTTACCCTGGACGATTGTTCCGGGATCAGCAATCAACTCGGTGATATCCTGGATGTTCATGATCTCCCTCCGGGTCCGTATACCCTGGAGGTGTCGTCGCCCGGTCTGGATCGACCCCTTGTCCGGGACAAGGATTTTATCCGTTTTCAGGGGTGTGATGTGAGCGTCCGGCTGGAAGAGAAGGTGGAGGGCATCCGCCATTTCCGGGGAAGGCTGGTGGCGTTCCGGGAAGAGGAGGGCCGGAAGATGCTGGTGATCGAGGTGGCTTCCAAACTTTACCATGTCCCGAGGGATCTGGTTGTCAAAGCGAATCTGGTCTATCGGTTCGATTGA
- the murA gene encoding UDP-N-acetylglucosamine 1-carboxyvinyltransferase yields the protein MDKIIIEGGRPLTGEVRVSGAKNAALPIMAASLLTEGWNTFSNIPDLMDIRTTRKLLQSLGVVIEGTSGTVRLNASEISNIEASYDLVKTMRASILVLGPLVARLGIARVSLPGGCAIGARPVNLHIKALQEMGAEVALTDGYVEARAKRLKGAPIYFDIPTVGGTENIMMAATLADGVTLLKNAAREPEIVNLAEVLNGMGARISGAGTDEIRIEGVERLHSVEAEVIPDRIEAGTYMIAAGITGGDIRVMDCNPIHLCALVEKLRDAGMIVEPVDGGVRAAGNGKIRSVDIKTLPHPGFPTDLQAQMMSMMAVAEGLSVITETVFENRFMHVGELMRMGADIHIQGHSAIVKGVSALKGAPVMATDLRASASLILAALAARGTTELSRVYHLDRGYQDIEKKFSALGAGIRRVSGSS from the coding sequence GTGGATAAAATCATCATTGAAGGGGGAAGACCGCTGACGGGAGAGGTTCGGGTCAGCGGGGCCAAGAATGCCGCGCTTCCCATCATGGCCGCGTCCCTCCTGACGGAAGGCTGGAACACCTTCTCCAATATACCGGACCTGATGGACATCCGGACCACGAGAAAACTCCTTCAGAGTCTCGGTGTGGTCATTGAAGGAACCTCGGGAACCGTCCGCCTCAACGCCAGCGAGATTTCGAATATTGAAGCGTCCTATGACCTTGTGAAAACGATGCGGGCCTCCATCCTGGTCCTGGGTCCCCTGGTGGCCCGCCTCGGAATCGCCCGCGTGTCCCTGCCCGGCGGTTGCGCCATCGGGGCCAGACCCGTCAACCTCCATATCAAGGCCCTCCAGGAGATGGGGGCGGAGGTGGCGCTGACGGACGGCTATGTGGAGGCCAGGGCGAAAAGGCTGAAGGGAGCGCCCATTTACTTTGACATCCCGACAGTCGGGGGCACGGAGAACATCATGATGGCCGCGACGCTGGCCGACGGAGTCACCCTCTTGAAGAATGCGGCCCGTGAGCCGGAAATCGTCAATCTGGCTGAGGTCCTGAACGGAATGGGCGCCAGGATTTCCGGAGCCGGAACGGATGAAATCCGCATCGAGGGGGTGGAACGTCTCCATTCCGTAGAGGCCGAAGTCATTCCGGACCGGATCGAAGCGGGCACCTATATGATCGCGGCGGGGATTACCGGGGGGGACATTCGGGTGATGGACTGTAACCCGATTCATCTCTGCGCCCTTGTCGAGAAGCTGAGAGATGCGGGCATGATCGTCGAGCCGGTCGATGGGGGAGTGCGGGCCGCGGGCAATGGAAAAATTCGAAGCGTGGACATCAAGACCCTGCCGCATCCGGGGTTTCCGACGGATCTGCAGGCGCAGATGATGTCCATGATGGCCGTGGCCGAGGGGCTCAGCGTCATTACGGAAACGGTCTTTGAAAATCGGTTTATGCACGTGGGAGAGCTGATGCGCATGGGCGCCGACATCCACATTCAGGGGCACAGCGCCATTGTCAAAGGGGTGAGCGCCCTGAAGGGCGCCCCGGTCATGGCCACGGATCTCCGGGCGTCGGCCTCCCTGATCCTGGCTGCCCTGGCGGCCCGGGGAACAACGGAGTTGTCGCGGGTGTATCACCTTGACCGGGGCTATCAGGATATCGAAAAGAAATTTTCGGCCCTGGGCGCCGGCATTCGGAGAGTATCGGGGTCATCATGA